From the genome of Niallia sp. FSL W8-0635, one region includes:
- a CDS encoding four-helix bundle copper-binding protein, with the protein MNMNYEECIKACLECMKACNSCFDACLNEEDIKMMARCIRLDRECADICSLAAKAMQSNSPLVKEICLLCADICEKCGEECKKHSHHEHCLQCAESCFKCAEFCRKMVS; encoded by the coding sequence ATGAATATGAACTACGAAGAATGTATTAAAGCGTGTTTGGAATGTATGAAAGCATGTAATTCTTGTTTTGATGCTTGTTTAAATGAAGAAGATATTAAAATGATGGCTCGTTGTATTAGATTAGATCGAGAGTGTGCGGATATCTGTAGTTTAGCCGCAAAAGCAATGCAGTCTAATAGCCCATTAGTAAAGGAAATATGTTTGTTATGTGCGGATATCTGTGAAAAGTGTGGGGAAGAATGTAAAAAGCACAGTCATCATGAACATTGTCTCCAATGCGCAGAATCTTGCTTTAAATGTGCAGAATTCTGTAGAAAAATGGTTTCTTAA
- a CDS encoding winged helix-turn-helix transcriptional regulator translates to MNNILLIGASIEEKWNTLLTRNGYNCIGPINIEEIPNYIYSPLIDIVLIYDEHLSITVESICISINKISPAFIMVISSNINYSLVNILKSGADVCLFEPIYEDELIARINSLLRHKNKLTNDIFTYNNLELNIKKRKVHYREKIIPLSQIEIKILEMLIKNDNKVLSTDFLIDNIWEDHKISAQTLRSYIRNIRDKIRDSGFPVDKYLITVWGMGYIWKFD, encoded by the coding sequence ATGAATAACATTTTGTTAATTGGAGCAAGTATTGAAGAAAAGTGGAATACTCTATTAACAAGAAATGGATATAATTGTATCGGACCGATAAATATTGAAGAAATTCCAAATTACATTTATTCTCCATTAATTGATATTGTTTTAATATATGATGAACATTTATCCATAACAGTGGAATCAATTTGTATAAGTATTAATAAAATTTCTCCTGCTTTTATCATGGTAATAAGTAGCAATATAAATTATTCACTTGTTAATATTTTAAAAAGTGGGGCAGACGTTTGTTTATTTGAACCAATATATGAGGACGAGCTAATTGCCAGAATCAACTCATTATTGAGGCATAAGAATAAATTAACAAATGATATATTTACTTACAATAACTTAGAATTAAATATAAAAAAACGGAAAGTACATTACAGAGAGAAAATAATTCCACTAAGTCAAATAGAGATAAAGATTTTAGAAATGCTGATAAAAAATGATAACAAAGTTTTGTCCACTGATTTTTTAATAGATAATATTTGGGAAGATCACAAAATAAGTGCTCAAACGCTCCGTTCTTATATTCGTAATATTAGAGATAAAATTAGAGATTCTGGTTTCCCTGTTGATAAGTATTTAATTACAGTTTGGGGAATGGGTTATATATGGAAGTTTGATTAA